A section of the Metabacillus endolithicus genome encodes:
- a CDS encoding helix-turn-helix domain-containing protein, producing the protein MEAEKWGRRIRAFRKLKGYTQESFAKDLGVSVSVLGEIERGNREPSKEFIEDVAKSLNVTVEELTPN; encoded by the coding sequence ATGGAAGCAGAAAAATGGGGTAGACGTATTCGCGCTTTTAGAAAATTAAAAGGATATACCCAAGAGAGTTTTGCCAAGGATCTTGGTGTTTCTGTTTCTGTATTAGGCGAAATAGAAAGAGGAAATCGCGAACCCAGTAAAGAGTTTATAGAGGATGTAGCAAAATCCCTTAATGTAACAGTAGAGGAATTAACCCCAAACTAA
- the folK gene encoding 2-amino-4-hydroxy-6-hydroxymethyldihydropteridine diphosphokinase, with protein sequence MKNDVYIALGSNMGNRERYLLDAIKKINQHPSISVVNISSIYETDPIGFTDQEQFLNMVIHANTDLTAFQLLLSLQEIEKLLDRKREVKWGPRTLDLDILLYNHENIEAEQLIVPHPRMHERAFVLIPLYELNKDISIPTLDKPISTIIDQLQDKEGVRIWKQKNGVDVFALLEN encoded by the coding sequence ATGAAAAATGATGTTTATATAGCACTAGGTTCGAATATGGGGAATCGGGAAAGATATCTTCTCGATGCTATAAAGAAAATCAATCAACATCCTTCTATTAGTGTAGTAAATATTTCCTCCATCTATGAAACAGATCCGATCGGCTTCACAGATCAAGAGCAATTTTTAAATATGGTTATTCATGCTAACACTGATTTAACAGCATTTCAGCTTCTTCTTTCTCTCCAGGAAATTGAAAAACTACTTGACCGAAAAAGGGAAGTAAAATGGGGACCAAGAACTTTAGACCTTGACATTTTGCTGTATAATCATGAAAATATTGAAGCAGAACAATTAATTGTTCCTCATCCTAGAATGCATGAACGAGCATTTGTTCTTATCCCTTTGTATGAATTAAACAAAGACATAAGCATTCCTACTTTAGATAAACCAATTTCAACTATCATAGATCAATTACAAGATAAAGAAGGAGTACGAATATGGAAGCAGAAAAATGGGGTAGACGTATTCGCGCTTTTAGAAAATTAA
- the lysS gene encoding lysine--tRNA ligase has translation MSQEEMNQEELSDQLKVRREKLHNLREKGLDPFGKRFERTHQTEDIIATYEGIEKEELDEKEVIVTIAGRIMTKRGKGKAGFAHIQDLSGQIQIYVRKDAVGDEAYEIFNTADLGDIIGVTGVVFKTKVGELSIKVKSFELLTKALRPLPDKFHGLKDIEQRYRQRYVDLIMSPESKKTFIARSKIIQAMRRYLDDQGYLEVETPTMHSIPGGASARPFITHHNALDMPLYMRIAIELHLKRLIVGGLEKVYEIGRVFRNEGVSTRHNPEFTMIELYEAYADYQDIMTLTENVIAHCAKEVLGTTTVQYGEYEVNLEPKWTRLHMVDAIKEHTGADFWKEMTIEEARTLAKEHNVEITEHMQYGHIVNEFFEQKVEEKLIQPTFIYGHPVEISPLAKKNDEDDRFTDRFELFIVAREHANAFTELNDPIDQKERFEAQLKEREQGNDEAHMMDEDFIEALEYGMPPTGGLGIGIDRLVMLLTNSPSIRDVLLFPQMRHR, from the coding sequence ATGAGTCAGGAAGAAATGAATCAAGAAGAATTGAGTGATCAACTCAAAGTTAGACGTGAGAAATTACATAATTTAAGAGAAAAAGGGTTAGATCCATTCGGTAAGCGATTTGAAAGAACACATCAAACTGAAGATATCATCGCAACATACGAAGGAATAGAAAAAGAAGAATTAGATGAAAAAGAAGTAATAGTTACAATAGCGGGGAGAATTATGACCAAGCGAGGTAAAGGTAAAGCAGGCTTTGCTCACATCCAAGATTTATCAGGTCAAATTCAAATCTACGTTCGTAAAGATGCAGTAGGTGATGAAGCATATGAGATTTTCAATACTGCTGATCTTGGTGATATCATTGGTGTAACAGGTGTGGTATTTAAAACTAAAGTTGGCGAGCTATCGATAAAAGTGAAATCGTTCGAATTGCTGACAAAAGCATTGCGTCCACTACCGGATAAATTTCATGGATTAAAAGATATTGAACAACGTTATCGTCAAAGATACGTAGATTTAATCATGAGTCCTGAAAGTAAGAAAACATTTATTGCGCGTAGTAAAATTATTCAAGCGATGCGACGTTATTTAGATGACCAAGGATATCTAGAAGTTGAAACGCCAACTATGCACTCTATCCCAGGTGGGGCGTCTGCACGTCCATTTATTACACACCATAATGCATTAGATATGCCGTTATACATGCGTATTGCTATAGAATTGCATCTAAAGCGTTTAATCGTAGGTGGATTAGAAAAAGTTTATGAAATTGGTCGTGTATTCAGAAATGAAGGAGTTTCTACTCGTCACAATCCTGAATTCACAATGATTGAACTTTACGAAGCATATGCTGATTATCAAGATATCATGACATTAACTGAGAATGTCATTGCACATTGTGCGAAAGAAGTGTTAGGAACAACAACAGTACAATATGGAGAGTATGAAGTGAATCTTGAGCCGAAGTGGACAAGACTTCATATGGTAGATGCAATTAAAGAACATACAGGTGCTGACTTCTGGAAGGAAATGACGATCGAAGAAGCTAGAACTCTTGCTAAAGAACATAATGTAGAGATTACTGAACATATGCAATATGGCCACATTGTAAATGAGTTCTTTGAACAGAAAGTAGAGGAGAAATTAATTCAACCTACTTTCATCTACGGTCACCCGGTGGAGATCTCTCCTTTGGCTAAGAAAAACGATGAAGATGATCGTTTCACTGACCGTTTTGAGTTGTTTATTGTTGCTCGTGAACACGCAAATGCCTTCACAGAGCTTAATGATCCAATTGACCAAAAGGAAAGATTTGAAGCACAACTTAAAGAACGTGAGCAAGGTAATGATGAAGCTCATATGATGGATGAAGACTTTATTGAAGCTCTAGAATACGGAATGCCTCCAACTGGTGGATTAGGAATTGGAATTGATCGATTAGTAATGCTATTAACGAACTCTCCTTCAATTCGTGATGTATTACTATTCCCGCAAATGAGACATCGTTAA
- the pabA gene encoding aminodeoxychorismate/anthranilate synthase component II: MILMIDNYDSFTFNLVQYLGELGEELVVKRNDEITIAEIEELNPQFLMISPGPCSPNEAGISMEAIEYFAGKIPIFGVCLGHQSIAQVFGGDVVRAERLMHGKTSEMHHNGETIFKEMENPFTATRYHSLIVKNETLPDCLEVTAWTDENEIMALRHKTLPIEGVQFHPESIMTTFGKDLLRNFINQYKPVEKS, encoded by the coding sequence GTGATTTTAATGATTGATAATTATGATTCATTTACATTTAATTTAGTACAGTATTTAGGTGAATTAGGGGAAGAATTGGTTGTTAAGAGAAATGACGAGATCACAATCGCAGAAATTGAAGAGTTAAATCCACAATTTTTAATGATATCCCCTGGACCATGTAGTCCTAATGAAGCTGGTATTAGCATGGAAGCAATTGAATATTTTGCTGGGAAAATTCCAATCTTTGGAGTGTGCCTCGGTCATCAGTCAATTGCCCAAGTATTCGGTGGCGATGTAGTGCGTGCCGAGCGTTTGATGCATGGTAAAACATCTGAGATGCATCACAACGGTGAGACAATCTTTAAAGAAATGGAGAACCCATTTACTGCTACGCGTTATCATTCTTTAATTGTAAAAAATGAAACGTTACCGGATTGCTTAGAAGTAACGGCATGGACAGATGAAAATGAAATTATGGCCCTCCGCCATAAAACATTACCCATTGAAGGGGTGCAATTTCATCCTGAGTCGATAATGACAACATTCGGTAAAGACCTTCTTAGAAACTTTATTAATCAATATAAACCTGTAGAAAAGAGCTAA
- the folB gene encoding dihydroneopterin aldolase translates to MDKIYVSGMEFYGYHGVFQEENKLGQRFRVDLVVELDLKKSGETDELEYSVNYASLYKCCKEVVEGKPYKLVESVAEQIARKLLTEFPLIHFCEVKVIKPDPPIPGHYKEVAVEIKRGRT, encoded by the coding sequence ATCGATAAAATATATGTAAGCGGGATGGAGTTTTACGGGTACCACGGTGTATTTCAAGAGGAAAATAAGCTGGGTCAACGTTTTAGAGTAGACCTGGTTGTTGAGTTGGACTTAAAAAAGTCTGGAGAAACAGATGAATTAGAGTATAGTGTAAACTATGCATCTTTATATAAATGCTGCAAGGAAGTAGTGGAAGGTAAGCCCTATAAACTTGTAGAATCTGTAGCAGAACAAATCGCAAGAAAACTACTAACAGAATTTCCGCTTATTCATTTTTGTGAAGTGAAAGTGATTAAGCCAGACCCTCCAATTCCTGGACATTATAAGGAAGTCGCTGTTGAAATAAAAAGGGGAAGAACATGA
- the pabC gene encoding aminodeoxychorismate lyase, translated as MYIYINSQFIKDTEATISPFDHGFLYGLGVFETFRIYEGFPFLLHDHLARLQHAVDQLGITYQIDFEEMYEMIQELLRINACQNEDVTVRLNISAGLGEVGKLLQDYDKPTIMCFIRKAPPVNMTEKEAAILNLRRNTPEGRERLKSHHYLNNILGKRELKGTPDLEGIFLTEKGYVAEGVVSNIFWVKEGAVYTPSLETGILNGITRQFIIKCLERLEIPFYEGFYHKEHLFESTEVIITNSSQEIVPVKKIHEQYFQGNEGEYSKKLTDLYNHYKTKLLSIQEL; from the coding sequence GTGTATATATACATTAATTCACAGTTTATAAAAGATACAGAAGCCACGATTTCTCCATTTGATCATGGCTTTCTTTATGGATTAGGGGTTTTTGAAACATTTAGAATATATGAGGGTTTTCCTTTTTTACTACATGATCATTTAGCAAGGCTCCAACATGCAGTTGATCAATTAGGGATCACATACCAAATTGATTTTGAAGAAATGTATGAGATGATTCAGGAGCTTTTAAGGATAAATGCCTGTCAAAATGAAGATGTTACAGTTCGGTTAAACATCTCAGCTGGCCTTGGAGAAGTTGGGAAACTACTTCAGGATTATGATAAGCCAACCATTATGTGTTTTATTAGAAAAGCTCCACCAGTAAATATGACCGAAAAGGAAGCAGCGATACTTAATTTAAGAAGAAACACGCCTGAAGGAAGGGAACGTTTAAAATCCCATCACTACCTAAACAATATTTTAGGAAAGCGTGAACTTAAAGGAACTCCTGATTTGGAAGGTATTTTTCTAACTGAAAAAGGATATGTGGCAGAAGGGGTTGTTTCTAATATTTTCTGGGTGAAGGAAGGCGCTGTTTACACACCATCATTAGAGACTGGAATTCTAAACGGAATCACAAGACAGTTTATCATCAAGTGTTTAGAGAGATTAGAAATTCCTTTTTATGAAGGTTTTTACCATAAAGAACATTTGTTCGAATCCACTGAGGTAATTATAACGAATTCATCCCAAGAAATTGTTCCGGTTAAAAAAATCCATGAGCAATATTTCCAAGGGAATGAAGGGGAGTACAGTAAGAAGTTAACTGACTTGTATAATCACTATAAGACCAAACTATTAAGTATACAAGAGTTATAA